One segment of Heterodontus francisci isolate sHetFra1 chromosome 26, sHetFra1.hap1, whole genome shotgun sequence DNA contains the following:
- the LOC137384325 gene encoding uncharacterized protein: protein MENTSPGMQVCPFCGKAFKRLKAHLPHCKLARNGNCESNSKKTQVPIAIPQLKLNCKPIESPASPSKKIKIKANSGKTLTQKESASLTKQNKSIGLWNESYTSEQTVRSKGINEPQSSQGDLMDKREPIRKKSQYVSRTTKVRSREAKKEMVIKTKSSEHFLKQDQDKVDVKLKDTRAKVKNAQKISNNSIKKEENIDDSSSRFQLNEKESADLVSKNVLFPKVKPVLNLEHIPTQPEFEETAVLDLQAHGIDPQSSDAVRSNSLHSIKQENMVPIVDIRCQSDQNKVIERMISNKLIYEPCIKTSVWHHIKENLCRTATSAKLDFISNVNTSVKEDDCRAEILATSHSNSSTSNHIYSVIMASMQVKDFNKYEGDPGTEYVAMKKMEPSDWTTNGLAQTEYLHLSEKENGWNKDTLLSTSTTKTEYLPERIKELHPSLCRKTGIGMEWFPELYPGYHSIGLSMLAKQTEQLETPIRLSASQSKNTKGYNEYYKYISTKRGRIGGVITLLLGCASLSYIWNYYCIKHNSWRKYL, encoded by the exons ATGGAAAATACTTCACCAGGAATGCAAGTGTGTCCATTTTGTGGTAAAGCTTTTAAGCGGCTAAAAGCACATCTTCCTCACTGTAAGCTGGCAAGAAACGGAAATTGTGAATCTAATTCTAAAAAGACACAAGTACCTATTGCAATTCCACAGCTAAAATTAAATTGCAAACCAATTGAATCTCCAGCATCGCCGAGCAAGAAGataaaaattaaagcaaactcaggaAAAACATTAACGCAGAAAGAATCAGCATCACTAACAAAACAGAATAAATCAATAGGTTTGTGGAATGAATCATATACTTCAGAACAAACTGTTAGGAGTAAAGGGATAAATGAACCACAGTCAAGTCAAGGAGATTTGATGGACAAGAGAGAGCCAATCAGAAAAAAGAGTCAGTATGTTAGCAGGACAACTAAAGTGCGATCCAGAGAGGCAAAAAAAGAAATGGTCATAAAAACAAAGTCCAGTGAGCATTTTTTAAAACAAGACCAAGACAAAGTAGATGTAAAGTTAAAAGACACCAGAGCAAAAGTGAAGAATGCGCAAAAGATCAGTAATAATTCTATAAAGAAAGAAGAAAATATTGACGACAGTTCATCAAGGTTCCAACTGAATGAAAAAGAAAGTGCTGACCTGGTATCAAAAAATGTACTTTTTCCTAAAGTGAAGCCAGTTCTTAATTTAGAACATATTCCGACTCAACCAGAATTTGAGGAGACAGCTGTGTTGGATCTGCAGGCCCATGGCATTGACCCTCAGTCATCTGATGCTGTCAGATCAAATTCACTTCACTCCATAAAACAAGAGAATATGGTTCCTATAGTTGACATAAGATGTCAAAGCGACCAGAATAAAGTCATAGAAAGAATGATCTCAAATAAACTAATATATGAACCATGCATCAAAACTAGTGTGTGGCATCACATTAAAGAAAATTTGTGCAGAACAGCTACCAGTGCAAAGCTGGATTTTATTTCAAATGTGAACACAAGTGTGAAGGAAGATGATTGTAGAGCTGAAATTTTAGCGACTAGTCATAGTAATTCATCCACTAGCAATCACATTTACAGTGTTATTATGGCTTCTATGCAAGTGAAGGACTTTAATAAATATGAAGGAGATCCAGGTACTGAGTATGTGGCTATGAAGAAAATGGAACCTAGTGACTGGACCACAAATGGTCTCGCACAGACTGAATATTTGCATTTGTCAGAGAAAGAAAATGGTTGGAACAAAGACACGCTTTTATCAACAAGCACCACAAAAACAGAGTATTTGCCTGAAAGGATTAAAGAACTTCACCCCAGTCTTTGCAGGAAAACTGGGATAGGAATGGAGTGGTTTCCTGAACTGTATCCAGGGTACCATAGCATTGGACTGAGTATGCTTGCTAAGCAAACTGAACAGCTGGAAACACCCATAAGGCTATCTGCCTCGCAGAGTAAAAATACAAAAG GTTATAATGAGTATTATAAGTACATTAGCACAAAGAGAGGAAGAATCGGAGGTGTGATTACTTTGCTTTTGGGATGTGCAAGCCTCAGCTACATCTGGAATTATTATTGCATCA AACACAATTCTTGGAGAAAATACCTATGA
- the cpsf4 gene encoding cleavage and polyadenylation specificity factor subunit 4, whose protein sequence is MQELIAGLQKMRFDFEIVLEQQRGIMELPFSGMDKSSSAVCEFFIKGECLKEKLCPFRHTCGDKSIVCKHWLRGLCKKGDQCEFLHKYDVAKMPRCYFYSKYGECTKQECPFLHINAEIKIQDCPWYDRGFCKLGPLCKNKHTRKIMCVNYLAGFCPEGTACKFSHPSIEFTDWNSDLNQEMAELSLFLQWAVLLRQRSMKATSLDKVTCFKCREKGHYANKCNKRQTIYKHLLGQLCKWN, encoded by the exons ATGCAAGAGTTGATAGCTGGTCTACAAAAGATGAGATTTGATTTTGAAATTGTCTTGGAGCAGCAGAGAGGCATTATGGAGTTGCCCTTTTCTGGCATGGATA AATCTAGTTCAGCAGTTTGCGAGTTTTTTATTAAAGGCGAATGCTTAAAAG AAAAATTGTGTCCATTTCGGCACACGTGTGGTGATAAATCCATTGTATGCAAACACTGGCTCCGAGGACTGTGTAAAAAGGGCGATCAGTGTGAGTTTTTACACAAATATGACGTGGCCAAAATGCCACGGTGCTACTTCTATTCAAAATATG GTGAATGCACTAAGCAAGAGTGCCCTTTCCTACACATCAATGCAGAGATAAAAATTCAAGACTGTCCCTGGTATGACCGAGGATTCTGCAAACTTG GCCCACTGTGCAAAAATAAACACACCAGGAAGATAATGTGTGTGAATTATCTGGCTGGTTTCTGCCCTGAAGGAACAGCGTGTAAATTTTCACA TCCAAGTATTGAATTTACTGACTGGAACTCCGACCTAAACCAG GAAATGGCTGAGCTCTCTCTCTTTTTGCAATGGGCAGTGCTCCTGAGGCAACGTTCTATGAAAGCTACAAGTCTCGACAAAGTGACATGCTTCAAG TGTAGAGAGAAGGGTCACTATGCTAACAAGTGCAACAAACGTCAGACAATTTACAAACACTTACTAGGGCAACTGTGTAAATGGAACTGA